The Acidobacteriota bacterium genome includes a region encoding these proteins:
- a CDS encoding RidA family protein produces MQTIRLNPPSLPKPAATYSQVVRKGALVTTAGMIALDAEGRVVGEGDVGAQTRQVMKNIEAALGAVGASLSDVVKTTIFLSDMAHYQGMNAVFNHYFQGNPPARSTVQTGLALPSLMVEIEALALVDDE; encoded by the coding sequence ATGCAGACCATACGCTTGAATCCGCCGTCCCTGCCCAAACCCGCGGCCACCTACTCTCAAGTGGTGCGCAAGGGAGCGCTGGTTACCACCGCGGGGATGATAGCTCTGGATGCGGAGGGCAGAGTGGTGGGCGAGGGAGACGTCGGGGCGCAGACACGGCAGGTCATGAAAAACATCGAAGCCGCCCTGGGGGCCGTGGGAGCTTCCCTGAGCGACGTCGTCAAGACCACCATCTTCTTGAGCGACATGGCCCACTACCAGGGCATGAACGCTGTTTTCAACCATTACTTCCAGGGCAACCCGCCGGCCCGGTCCACCGTCCAGACCGGTCTGGCCCTGCCCTCGCTCATGGTGGAGATCGAGGCCCTGGCCCTGGTCGATGACGAGTAG
- a CDS encoding M24 family metallopeptidase, with amino-acid sequence MWKKEEHEIPRSEFEDRIERVRRFAADRDLAGVVVYSAPKIHQWNQTGHVGYLTNWSNLDRITDVMVLVPRRGKATLLVAGVEYMLDQIEEVSWIGEVRLVSSPDPRAISRAFDSSVGGEAASRGSRSFGAEIAHLLKAEGLDGYPVAVSGIEAMPVTLYRDLERNLPAGIAEAPDVVAELRQFKTPEEAALLRRTAEISDSSYHRMAEVLRPGMWGYELTAEMDAAARQRGADFVYHCMHTAPGTDLKAGKLSVKCHDWRLNRGDYINVNAYVVYKGYWIQSDRAGTIGPVLDKAAAGMVEANLQVQDEVLRIIRPGLPIGELIEIGNRAAARFGYEIQGGRIGHGQGLDYSERPFLLAGSRELLQPGHVFVLHVCLGEPGGTLLINPIADLCYLTADGVEVLNKFPRGLFHL; translated from the coding sequence ATGTGGAAAAAGGAAGAGCACGAAATTCCGCGTTCTGAATTCGAGGACCGGATCGAGAGGGTACGCCGGTTTGCCGCAGACCGGGACCTGGCCGGAGTGGTGGTCTACTCGGCGCCCAAGATTCACCAGTGGAATCAGACCGGGCACGTCGGCTATCTCACCAACTGGTCCAACCTGGACCGCATCACCGACGTCATGGTGCTGGTCCCCAGACGGGGCAAGGCGACGCTGCTGGTGGCCGGTGTGGAGTACATGCTGGACCAGATCGAGGAGGTGTCCTGGATCGGCGAGGTGCGCCTGGTGAGCTCTCCCGACCCGCGGGCGATCTCCCGCGCCTTCGACTCCAGCGTGGGTGGAGAAGCTGCCTCCCGCGGATCCCGCAGCTTTGGAGCCGAAATCGCCCATCTCTTGAAGGCCGAAGGCCTCGATGGATATCCGGTCGCCGTTTCGGGAATCGAGGCCATGCCGGTCACCCTCTATCGCGATCTGGAGCGGAATCTTCCGGCCGGTATCGCGGAGGCGCCCGACGTGGTGGCTGAGCTCCGGCAGTTCAAGACCCCGGAGGAAGCCGCATTGTTGCGGCGAACTGCTGAAATCTCCGATTCGAGCTACCACCGAATGGCGGAAGTCCTCAGGCCGGGAATGTGGGGGTATGAGCTCACCGCCGAGATGGACGCCGCGGCCCGACAGCGGGGCGCCGACTTCGTCTACCACTGCATGCATACGGCTCCCGGGACCGATCTGAAGGCGGGCAAGCTGTCGGTCAAGTGTCACGACTGGCGCCTGAACCGTGGCGACTACATCAATGTCAATGCCTACGTGGTCTACAAGGGTTACTGGATCCAGAGCGACCGGGCGGGAACCATCGGACCGGTTTTGGACAAGGCGGCCGCCGGGATGGTGGAAGCCAACCTGCAGGTGCAGGACGAGGTGCTCCGGATCATCCGCCCCGGACTGCCCATCGGTGAGTTGATTGAGATCGGAAATCGGGCCGCGGCAAGGTTCGGGTATGAAATCCAGGGAGGAAGGATCGGTCATGGTCAGGGACTGGACTACTCCGAACGGCCCTTTCTGCTGGCCGGAAGCCGTGAGCTGCTCCAGCCGGGCCATGTGTTCGTGCTCCACGTCTGCCTGGGAGAACCCGGGGGGACCCTCCTGATCAATCCCATCGCCGACCTCTGCTACCTGACCGCCGACGGAGTTGAGGTCCTCAACAAGTTCCCGCGAGGGTTGTTTCACCTGTGA
- a CDS encoding transposase — protein MPTQCASKPLEFEPRQRRRVVAAFDGGPITSDAGLLLLRRVDRRLALSDQVADCFTDHRDPKRVHYSLRKLIAQRIVGIAQGYDDLIDHDQLRHDPLMALVSEKGRRPDSPPLAGKSTLNRLEHAPTQGPGRYHKIDHDPEALQARWQRCRCFRGKMPPEGPPTGSYAYAEGICQPIQPPTLLNSASKVSRAPFIALLRTLVRIAA, from the coding sequence GCCAACGCCGCCGCGTGGTGGCTGCTTTCGATGGTGGTCCCATCACTTCCGATGCCGGCCTGTTGCTGTTGCGCCGGGTGGATCGGCGCCTGGCTCTCTCTGACCAGGTAGCGGACTGCTTCACCGATCACCGCGACCCCAAGCGGGTCCACTACAGCCTGCGCAAGCTTATCGCCCAGCGCATCGTCGGCATCGCCCAGGGCTACGACGACCTCATCGACCACGACCAACTCCGTCACGACCCCTTGATGGCCTTGGTCTCAGAAAAAGGCCGCCGTCCCGACTCGCCTCCCCTGGCAGGCAAGAGCACTCTCAACCGGCTCGAACACGCTCCCACCCAAGGCCCCGGCCGCTACCACAAGATCGACCACGACCCTGAGGCCCTCCAGGCCCGGTGGCAGAGGTGTCGCTGCTTTCGGGGGAAAATGCCGCCTGAGGGTCCTCCGACAGGCTCATATGCCTACGCTGAGGGCATTTGCCAACCGATCCAGCCACCAACGTTGTTAAACTCGGCCTCAAAAGTCTCCAGGGCCCCTTTCATCGCTCTATTGCGAACTCTGGTGAGAATTGCGGCCTAA